One region of Emys orbicularis isolate rEmyOrb1 chromosome 6, rEmyOrb1.hap1, whole genome shotgun sequence genomic DNA includes:
- the LOC135879938 gene encoding iron-sulfur cluster assembly 1 homolog, mitochondrial-like yields MASSVVRATVRAVSKRKIQATRAALTLTPSAVHKIKQLLKDKPDHVGVKVGVRTRGCNGLSYMLKYTKAKGDSDEEVVQDGVRVFIEKKAQLTLLGTEMDYVEDKLSSEFVFNNPNIKGTCGCGESFNI; encoded by the exons ATGGCCTCCTCGGTGGTCAGAGCCACGGTCCGGGCCGTGAGCAAGAGGAAGATACAGGCCACCCGGGCCGCCCTTACTCTG ACTCCGTCAGCTGTACATAAGATAAAACAGCTTCTTAAAGATAAACCTGATCAT GTAGGTGTGAAAGTTGGAGTCCGTACAAGGGGGTGTAATGGACTTTCAtacatgttaaaatatacaaaagCAAAAGGCGACTCTGATGAAGAAGTAGTTCAAGATG GAGTCAGAGTGTTTATTGAAAAGAAAGCACAGCTGACACTTCTAGGAACTGAAATGGACTATGTAGAAGACAAACTATCCAGTGAATTTGTTTTCAATAATCCAAACATTAAAGGAAcatgtggctgtggagaaagctttaaTATTTGA